From a single Budorcas taxicolor isolate Tak-1 chromosome X, Takin1.1, whole genome shotgun sequence genomic region:
- the PABPC1L2B gene encoding polyadenylate-binding protein 1-like 2: MASLYVGDLHPEVTEAMLYEKFSPAGPILSIRICRDKITRRSLGYAYVNYQQPVDAKRALETLNFDVIKGRPVRIMWSQRDPSLRKSGVGNVFIKNLGKTIDNKALYNIFSAFGNILSCKVACDEKGPKGYGFVHFQKQESAERAIDAMNGMFLNYRKIFVGRFKSHKEREAERGAWARQSTSADVKDFEEDTDEEATLR, from the coding sequence ATGGCCTCGCTGTACGTGGGCGACCTGCACCCTGAGGTGACGGAGGCAATGCTGTACGAGAAGTTCAGCCCGGCCGGGCCCATCCTCTCCATCCGCATTTGCAGGGACAAGATCACCCGCCGATCGTTGGGCTATGCGTATGTCAACTACCAGCAACCGGTGGACGCCAAGCGGGCCCTGGAGACCCTGAACTTTGATGTCATCAAGGGCAGGCCGGTGCGCATCATGTGGTCCCAGCGGGACCCCTCGCTCCGCAAGAGCGGAGTGGGCAACGTCTTCATCAAGAACCTGGGCAAGACCATCGACAACAAGGCTCTGTACAACATCTTCTCCGCGTTCGGTAACATCCTGTCCTGCAAAGTGGCCTGCGACGAAAAGGGGCCCAAGGGCTATGGGTTCGTGCACTTCCAGAAGCAGGAGTCCGCCGAGCGGGCCATAGATGCGATGAATGGCATGTTCCTGAACTACCGCAAAATTTTCGTTGGGAGATTCAAGTCGCATAAAGAACGAGAGGCCGAAAGGGGAGCCTGGGCCAGGCAGTCCACCAGTGCTGACGTCAAGGATTTTGAGGAAGACACCGATGAGGAGGCCACCTTGCGATGA
- the LOC128069532 gene encoding uncharacterized protein LOC128069532, translating to MEPFPHLPLLTHPVDREAENPHFFPPTPSSRPLPPPAAPKPRSSHRGNQRDRSLPSCPDHRRQHPPPPTTRRPPAPRTLTHDRAAAAAAGCGLQAAVTRTGALLAALAIPGDWDSLDRLARGPPPQLAPPARVLARGKGGRGSGPAAPATVATAATVAAAVAAAAAAEAAAATVAEAVAEASVAEAEAEVEAEASVEEAVAEATLGEAVAALAEEEAEAALAAAAVAVVEASEAEAAAAAAAEP from the exons ATGGAACCCTTTCCCCATCTTCCTCTTCTTACACATCCAGTCGATCGAGAGGCTGAGAACCCACACTTCTTCCCGCCAACACCAAGCTCccgccccctcccaccgcccGCTGCCCCGAAGCCCCGCAGCAGCCACAGGGGGAACCAAAGAGACAGAAGCCTTCCCAGCTGCCCGGACCACAGACGCcaacaccccccgccccccaccacacgCCGCCCGCCGGCGCCCCGCACGCTAACCCACGACcgagcggcggcggcagcagcgggCTGCGGGCTGCAGGCTGCGGTGACTCGCACCGGCGCGCTCCTGGCAGCGCTAGCCATCCCAGGTGACTGGGACTCGCTGGATCGGCTGGCCCGGGGTCCTCCGCCCCAGCTCGCGCCCCCGGCCCGGGTTCTG GCTCGCGGGAAGGGAGGTCGCGGCAGCGGCCCGGCGGCACCGGCGACCGTGGCGACAGCGGCGACagtggcggcggcggtggcggctgCAGCGGCGGCGGAGGCTGCGGCGGCGACCGTGGCAGAGGCGGTGGCAGAGGCCTCCGTGGCGGAGGCGGAAGCAGAGGTGGAGGCCGAGGCCTCAGTAGAGGAGGCAGTGGCGGAGGCCACCCTGGGGGAGGCGGTGGCAGCCCTGgcggaggaggaggcggaggctGCACTGGCGGCGGCGGCCGTGGCGGTGGTGGAGGCCAGCGAGGCCgaagccgccgccgccgccgcagcagAG CCgtag